The following coding sequences lie in one Biomphalaria glabrata chromosome 18, xgBioGlab47.1, whole genome shotgun sequence genomic window:
- the LOC129924038 gene encoding uncharacterized protein LOC129924038 has translation MTLTYHFLLSVFGAFGETPAKNNDLKPTTNMGKEFYLIVPPTLEKFDATRNTPSLEFHFYGFEGRLKVTLTTNKKIFYRNRKNANVNEIDRFISVDKDDVARIILACSLEGTCHVGVTEQTSWTFRVRGENSFGIYVHYLVSEFSVAVFTPLPVEAWGKKYFAVTLGSDHFIGLVAGKVSVSVVVTFRLEAEYENIVLEGGTYYNNKMAKISIEKQEAFIVSTCKNSKYIGHITGTSFVGSQKFGVISGSCDSGTMTTSCYGSEEQKMGSKDMAVGR, from the exons ATGACTCTCACGTATCATTTCCTTCTGTCTGTGTTTGGTGCCTTTGGAGAAACACCCGCAAAAAATAATG ATCTAAAGCCAACGACCAACATGGGGAAAGAATTTTATTTGATAGTTCCGCCCACCTTGGAGAAATTCGATGCAACTAGAAACACACCGAGTTTAGAGTTTCATTTTTATGGCTTTGAAGGCCGACTCAAG GTGACTCTGACAACCAATAAAAAGATCTTttacagaaacagaaagaatGCGAATGTGAATGAAATTGATCGCTTTATTTCCGTTGACAAAGACGACGTCGCTCGAATCATTCTTGCCTGTTCGCTCGAAGG GACTTGCCACGTAGGTGTAACTGAGCAGACATCCTGGACATTTCGAGTCCGTGGAGAAAATTCATTCGGAATCTATGTCCACTACCTGGTGTCCGAATTCTCAGTGGCTGTCTTCACACCATTGCCCGTAGAGGCCTGGGGCAAGAAATATTTCGCTGTGACGCTTGG GAGTGACCATTTTATAGGTCTTGTGGCTGGCAAGGTGTCTGTCTCCGTGGTGGTGACATTTCGTTTAGAAGCTGAATATGAAAACATTGTTCTGGAAGGTGGGACGTATTACAATAACAAGATGGCCAAAATCAGTATTGAAAA ACAGGAGGCCTTTATAGTGTCCACGTGTAAGaattcaaaatatataggtcatatAACAG GTACTTCTTTTGTCGGTTCCCAAAAGTTCGGCGTCATCTCAGGCAGTTGCGACAGTGGTACAATGACGACATCTTGCTACGGGTCCGAGGAACAGAAAATGGGCAGTAAAGACATGGCAGTGGGTAGGTAA